TAAACTTAATCCCCTGAACAGTAACTGAAACATTTTTGCCTCCGGCGGCATTTGATACAAGGTCGCTTATTTGCTGCTTCATTGAACTGTTTAAATTGTTATTATTAACAACAACCCCCAAAGATATTTTCTGTATTTTACCCTGTGCCGATGTAAGGGTTGTTTTAATCTGATTAATTTCATAATTTATTGTAGTATCTGTCTTATTATAACTTGAATTATTATTACTGCTACCTGTATATTGTGGTGTATTGTTGTTGACTGTACCATTGGGACTACCTTGTGCTCCACCTGTAGCTACTTCTTTCAATTCTTGTGTACTTCTTACAATACCTTTGTTATCTATTACAGGCTGCCATTCAACCTTATCCGTAACCTCTTTATCAAAATTTAAACTTACATTTGCTCTTACTATAACATTTCCGGGACCAAATACCTGCTCCAAAAGAGACTGTATATTATTTTGAAGGTCATTCTGTACCTTATTCTGCAATTCAAATTGATTGTTTGCATTGTCAGTATTATTATCATTCTGAGCTACAAGTATTTTACCATTGCCATCTATTATAGTAACATTTTCAGGTTTTAAACCCTCTATACTTTTTGAAACATAACTTGTAATTCCGTTTATTTGTTGTGCCGACAAGGTAGTTCCGTTCTTTAATACAAGCATGATAGCAGCAGATGCTGTGTTTTCATTATTAGATAATGCAAAATTACTTTGGTCCGGTACGACAATGTTTACCTTTGCATCTTGAACCCCGTCTATGGTTTTTAAGGAATTTTGTATCTCGTTTTGCACGAAATATAAATATTTTTGTCTTCTTTCTTGGTCAGTCGTTGCAAGAGAATTATTCATCGCATCATTAAAGCTAAATCCACCTTGAGGGATTCCTTCTGTCGCCAACTTCATCCTTACTTCATCTTTATATTGTGCCGGAACCATGATGGTACTTCCATTGCCGGTAATTTTATATGGAATTTTTATATCGTTCTTAAGTTTATCAATAACTGCACCGGCATCTTTGACATTTAAACCTGAATATAAAACTTCATAATTAGGCCTGTTTATTAAATAGACTAATAGCACAATGCTTCCAATTATTAATAAAGATATGATCCCAATTTGATATTTTCGCTTTGTTTCAAGTTTATTCCAATAATCTACAGCTTGATTTTTTATATTGTTAATAAAAACAGGCATTTATCCACCTCACCTCAGAAATCAAACAGGCATTTTCATTATCTCCTGATATGCATCAAGTATTTTATTTTTTATCTGGATAGTAAGCTGTAATGCTATATCTGCTTTTGTCGCATCAATCATTACATTATGTAAATTGTCAATTTCACCTGTAACAAGTTTTTGGTCATTGGCTTGTGATTGAATCTGCAAATTATTTACCTCATTCATAGCAGATTGCAGAAAACCACTAAATGAATTTATTGTATTGTTATCTGATATATTGCTAATCGGGTTAATCGTATTTATCTGTGAAACCGGATTAATCATTTAAATTCACCTAAGCCTTTCCTATTTCTAAAGCTTTTTGTACCATTGATTTTGTAGCATTTATTGCTGTAACATTTGCCTCATATGCTCTTGTTGCCGATATCATATCAACCATTTCAGATACAATATTTACATTCGGTAATTTTACATATCCAGTATTATCAGCATCAGGATTGCCCGGATCATATACCATTCGTAAAGGTGTCTTTGTATCATCAATAATTTCTGTTGCTTCGACCCCATTGCCAAGATTTGTTCCTCTTGCCATATTTAACATGTTGCCAAAGTTTTGATCGTTTTGTATTTCTTTAAAAACAAGGAGCTTTCTTCTATATGGTCCACCACTGCTTGTCCTAGTTGTATTTACGTTTGCAATATTCTGTGATACTACATCCATCATAAGTCTTTGTGCTGTTAAGCCTGATGCGCTGATATCAAAGGAACTCAAAAAACCCATTATTATTACCTCCCATCTTTGACAGCAGTCATTATAGAAGTTAATTCACCATTTACCCTCTGAACAATTGCATTATAATAAAGCTGATTTTTGGCTAAATTTGACATTTCGGCATCGATATCTACATTATTCCCATCAAGCCTCATTGAAGTATTATTATCTTTAATAACTTGAGGTTTTATATCATTTAATGAAGGAACACCTATTGGAATATGTTTTGAATTTGTTATTAAACCTTGAAGTTTTTGGTTATAAATAGAATCTTTTAAAATTTCATCGAATCTGACTTCGGATTTTTTAAAACCAACTGTATCAACATTTGCGATATTATTAGCTATAACATTGTTTTTTAACATTGCAGCATCAAGCGCTTTTTCCATAAAATTAATATTGCCAAAATCTAATCCAACCAATTTAACCCTCCTCTCTTTTAATTTTAATATTCGACAATATTTTTATAAATCCTTCCGATTAAACAAAAAAAATTTATTATTTATCAATAAAAATAATATTCATGTTAAATTATATCAATATTTGTCAGATATTATTATATCATTTCTATCAATATTTAACTATAAGAAAAAAGTCCTATTTTCCATAGGACCTCCTTTATCTTTTGATTTTCTTTAATTCTTCTATCAACTTATCATTAAGAACTTTTATATGAGTACCTTTCATTCCAAGTGACCTTGATTCTATTACACCGGCACTTTCAAATTTTCTTAATGCATTTACAATAACAGACCTTGTTATACCAACCTTATCAGCAATCTTACTTGCTACAAGTAATCCCTCGTTACCATCAAGTTCATTGAAAATATGATTAACTGCTTCAAGCTCTGAATATGATAAGGTTCCAAGAGCCATCTGCACTACCGCTCTTTTTCTCGTTTCTTCTTCTAATTCCTCGTTTTTGGACCTTAATATTTCAAGTCCAATAACCGTTGCGCCATATTCGGCTAAAATTAAATCATCCTCTGTAAATTCATTATCAATCTTAGCAAGCAGTAAGGTTCCTACTCTTTCCCCGCCGCCATTTACAGGTACAATCGTTATAAATTTAAATTTATCTGATTCTTCAAATGGATAAATATTATCTTTATTTGTTACATTCTGCTTTGTTTCAGATATTTTTAAAAGCTTTTTGTTATAAACACTTGAAATTGCTTTATTTGTAACAATGCTGCTTTCTCCAAGTGATGTTTCAAAATTCTCCAATAAACTAAGCCCCAGCAATTTTCCTTTTCTGCTTAAGATATAAACATTACAGTCTATTACATCGTTTAATATTTGAGCTAATTCGTTAAAATCAAATAATTCCTTTTTGGCTTGCTGTAAAATCCTGTTGACTTTTCTTATTTTATCTAAAAGTTTTTCCATGGAAATCCTCCTATTTATTCCTATTTATAATATATATTTATTTACATCAAATTTACTTAAACTATCTTTTAATTGTTCGTCAATATATTTTTTATCAATAAATATTTGCTCATTATTTCTTTCAGGTGCTTCAAATGAAAGTTTCTCGAATAATTTTTCCATTACTGTATGAAGTCTTCTTGCACCTATATCTTCGGTTTGTTGATTTATTAAATATGCTATTTCAGCAATTCTATCAATAGCATCATCTGTATATTTAATATCAATACCTTCTGTTTTTAATAATTCACTGTATTGTTTCGTTAAAGCATTTTTAGGTTCTTTTAATATCCTTACAAAATCTCCTTTTGTAAGGGACTTTAACTCTACCCTTACAGGTAATCTGCCTTGAAGTTCTGGAATTAAATCTGAAACCTTAGAAACATTAAAGGCTCCTGCCGCTATAAAAAGAATGTAATCCGTCTTTACCGGTCCATATTTCGTCATAACGGTACTACCTTCAATAATCGGTAATATATCCCTTTGTACACCTTCCCGTGAAACATCTGGACCATTAGAATAACCATTCCCTGCAATTTTATCTATCTCATCAATGAAAATTATCCCGTCCTGTTCAGCTCTTTCTATAGCTTCATTAATTACATCGTCCATATCTATAAGATTTTGAGCTTCCTCAGCCTCTAAAACTTTTTTCGCTTCATTTATTGGCAATTTCTTGTATTTTTTCTTCTTTGGAAGAATATCTGAAAACATATCTTGTAAATTTATATTCATTTCTTCAGAGCCAATATTTGAATACATTTCAAGCATAGGTGAGGACGTATCGGTTATCTCGATTTCGATAATTCTATCATCTAATTCTCCTGACCTTAATTTCTGTCTTAACTCATTTTTTTTGAAACTATTTTCATTTTCATCGACATCCTGAATGTCTTTTTCGTTTTGGCTAT
This is a stretch of genomic DNA from Aceticella autotrophica. It encodes these proteins:
- the flgB gene encoding flagellar basal body rod protein FlgB, which encodes MVGLDFGNINFMEKALDAAMLKNNVIANNIANVDTVGFKKSEVRFDEILKDSIYNQKLQGLITNSKHIPIGVPSLNDIKPQVIKDNNTSMRLDGNNVDIDAEMSNLAKNQLYYNAIVQRVNGELTSIMTAVKDGR
- the fliE gene encoding flagellar hook-basal body complex protein FliE, producing MINPVSQINTINPISNISDNNTINSFSGFLQSAMNEVNNLQIQSQANDQKLVTGEIDNLHNVMIDATKADIALQLTIQIKNKILDAYQEIMKMPV
- the hslU gene encoding ATP-dependent protease ATPase subunit HslU gives rise to the protein MKNYTPSEIVNELDKYIVGQEMAKRSVAVALRNRYRRNLLSEEMKSEITPKNILMIGPTGVGKTEIAKRIAKLVEAPFVKVEATKFTEVGYVGRDVESMIRDLVESSIRMVKEEMLQNVMERAKLLAEDRIIDYIIHGKKRGYTKNPFEMIFNSQNEKDIQDVDENENSFKKNELRQKLRSGELDDRIIEIEITDTSSPMLEMYSNIGSEEMNINLQDMFSDILPKKKKYKKLPINEAKKVLEAEEAQNLIDMDDVINEAIERAEQDGIIFIDEIDKIAGNGYSNGPDVSREGVQRDILPIIEGSTVMTKYGPVKTDYILFIAAGAFNVSKVSDLIPELQGRLPVRVELKSLTKGDFVRILKEPKNALTKQYSELLKTEGIDIKYTDDAIDRIAEIAYLINQQTEDIGARRLHTVMEKLFEKLSFEAPERNNEQIFIDKKYIDEQLKDSLSKFDVNKYIL
- the codY gene encoding GTP-sensing pleiotropic transcriptional regulator CodY — encoded protein: MEKLLDKIRKVNRILQQAKKELFDFNELAQILNDVIDCNVYILSRKGKLLGLSLLENFETSLGESSIVTNKAISSVYNKKLLKISETKQNVTNKDNIYPFEESDKFKFITIVPVNGGGERVGTLLLAKIDNEFTEDDLILAEYGATVIGLEILRSKNEELEEETRKRAVVQMALGTLSYSELEAVNHIFNELDGNEGLLVASKIADKVGITRSVIVNALRKFESAGVIESRSLGMKGTHIKVLNDKLIEELKKIKR
- the fliF gene encoding flagellar basal-body MS-ring/collar protein FliF; translation: MPVFINNIKNQAVDYWNKLETKRKYQIGIISLLIIGSIVLLVYLINRPNYEVLYSGLNVKDAGAVIDKLKNDIKIPYKITGNGSTIMVPAQYKDEVRMKLATEGIPQGGFSFNDAMNNSLATTDQERRQKYLYFVQNEIQNSLKTIDGVQDAKVNIVVPDQSNFALSNNENTASAAIMLVLKNGTTLSAQQINGITSYVSKSIEGLKPENVTIIDGNGKILVAQNDNNTDNANNQFELQNKVQNDLQNNIQSLLEQVFGPGNVIVRANVSLNFDKEVTDKVEWQPVIDNKGIVRSTQELKEVATGGAQGSPNGTVNNNTPQYTGSSNNNSSYNKTDTTINYEINQIKTTLTSAQGKIQKISLGVVVNNNNLNSSMKQQISDLVSNAAGGKNVSVTVQGIKFNTDLLNQMKNQKNAAGFPYVWILFISVLIMIGVYSYLMFKRKKAAESLTGEEAVSLIKPIEEIDVEATEKDEKKKQIEKFIKQKPEIVAQLIRTWLSEE
- the flgC gene encoding flagellar basal body rod protein FlgC; this translates as MGFLSSFDISASGLTAQRLMMDVVSQNIANVNTTRTSSGGPYRRKLLVFKEIQNDQNFGNMLNMARGTNLGNGVEATEIIDDTKTPLRMVYDPGNPDADNTGYVKLPNVNIVSEMVDMISATRAYEANVTAINATKSMVQKALEIGKA